From Candidatus Pedobacter colombiensis, one genomic window encodes:
- a CDS encoding prephenate dehydratase, producing MKKGTRVAIQGIKASFHEEAAFKFFGKDIQTIECNSFKQTCESLEKRESDFVVMAIENSIAGSLLPNYTLIREYNFAVVGEVYLPIQLHLMALPGVKFEDVKFATSHPIAIRQCVDFFYDYPHIQVIESNDTAACAKRIKEEQLTDTVAIANTLAAELYGLNIIERRIESNKKNFTRFLILKLDKTAEMEDSNKASICFQVGNHVGALSKILNIFAEQQVNLTKIQSMPVLGKRNDYYFYVDMEWSSTENYDKAIRQALKYTVNFNIMGEYKKNDQV from the coding sequence ATGAAGAAAGGTACAAGAGTAGCAATTCAAGGCATTAAAGCATCTTTTCACGAAGAGGCAGCTTTCAAATTTTTCGGAAAGGACATTCAAACTATTGAATGTAACTCGTTTAAACAGACTTGTGAAAGTTTGGAAAAAAGGGAATCAGACTTTGTTGTCATGGCCATAGAAAACTCTATAGCAGGCAGTCTATTACCCAACTACACCTTAATCCGCGAGTATAATTTTGCAGTGGTGGGCGAAGTGTACCTACCTATCCAATTACATTTAATGGCTTTACCTGGTGTAAAATTTGAAGATGTTAAATTTGCGACCTCCCACCCTATTGCTATTCGCCAGTGTGTAGATTTCTTTTATGATTACCCGCACATTCAGGTAATCGAAAGCAACGATACTGCTGCTTGCGCTAAACGAATTAAAGAAGAACAATTAACTGATACGGTTGCTATTGCCAACACCCTTGCTGCTGAGTTGTATGGCTTAAATATCATAGAAAGAAGAATTGAGTCGAACAAAAAGAACTTTACCCGTTTTCTGATTCTTAAATTAGACAAAACAGCAGAAATGGAAGATAGCAATAAAGCTTCTATCTGTTTTCAGGTTGGCAATCATGTAGGTGCCTTATCTAAAATCCTTAACATATTTGCTGAACAACAGGTTAACCTCACCAAGATACAAAGTATGCCGGTTTTAGGAAAACGCAATGATTATTACTTCTATGTAGATATGGAATGGTCGAGCACTGAAAATTATGACAAGGCCATCCGTCAGGCATTAAAATACACTGTAAACTTTAACATAATGGGCGAATACAAGAAGAACGATCAGGTATAG
- the aroB gene encoding 3-dehydroquinate synthase — MNKLDSAGHTIHFETQLTPLMEVLESGRYSKIFVFADSNTSEACLPLFREMLDDFNGFDLIETDPGEENKNIDFCIGIWKTLLDFGADRKCLMINLGGGVITDMGGFVASTYKRGIDFINIPTTLLSQVDASVGGKTGIDVDNVKNMVGTFTLPQSVFIETAFLKTLPQRELLSGFAEMIKHGLIVDHNYYNELKNSDYLNIEAQAIYRSVEIKNEVVTEDPHEKGLRKILNFGHTIGHAVETYSLINDKKPLTHGEAIAIGMICEAFLSSKNNTLSADDLNDVTNYISKLYPAYHIKEESFTQLMEFMQSDKKNENGQIMFSLLSSIGKCDYNCRVSENDILASFAYFNAIHD; from the coding sequence ATGAACAAACTAGATAGCGCAGGCCATACCATACATTTCGAAACCCAATTGACTCCTTTAATGGAGGTGCTGGAATCAGGACGTTACAGCAAGATATTTGTATTTGCTGACAGTAATACTTCAGAAGCATGTTTGCCCCTATTCCGTGAAATGCTGGATGATTTTAATGGTTTTGATCTGATAGAGACTGATCCGGGGGAAGAAAATAAGAATATAGACTTCTGTATTGGCATCTGGAAAACATTACTTGATTTTGGTGCGGACCGTAAATGCCTGATGATCAACCTTGGCGGTGGCGTAATTACTGATATGGGTGGTTTTGTGGCCTCTACCTATAAAAGAGGTATCGACTTTATCAATATTCCAACTACCCTGCTATCGCAAGTTGATGCTTCTGTAGGTGGTAAAACAGGTATTGATGTGGATAATGTTAAGAATATGGTGGGAACCTTTACCCTACCACAATCAGTTTTTATTGAAACAGCCTTTTTAAAAACATTACCACAAAGGGAATTACTATCGGGCTTTGCCGAAATGATCAAACATGGTTTGATTGTAGACCACAACTATTACAATGAACTAAAAAATAGTGACTACCTGAATATTGAAGCACAAGCGATTTATCGTTCTGTAGAAATAAAAAATGAAGTAGTTACAGAAGATCCGCATGAAAAGGGATTGAGAAAGATCCTGAACTTTGGACATACTATTGGGCATGCTGTTGAGACTTACTCCCTGATTAATGATAAAAAGCCATTAACACATGGTGAAGCTATTGCTATAGGTATGATTTGTGAGGCTTTCTTGTCGAGCAAAAACAATACACTAAGCGCAGATGACCTAAATGATGTTACTAACTATATCAGCAAGCTTTACCCTGCTTACCACATCAAGGAAGAAAGTTTTACGCAGCTGATGGAATTTATGCAGAGCGATAAGAAAAATGAGAATGGTCAGATCATGTTTTCTTTGCTAAGTAGCATCGGCAAATGCGATTACAATTGCAGAGTATCGGAAAATGACATATTAGCAAGTTTTGCTTACTTTAATGCCATACACGATTAA
- a CDS encoding RNA-binding S4 domain-containing protein translates to MIKFKLEGEFIPLIQLLKATGLVQSGGEAQTVVEDGLIKYNGKVDYRKRLKVRVGDVIDFMGQKVTVI, encoded by the coding sequence ATGATAAAATTTAAATTAGAAGGTGAATTTATTCCCCTTATTCAATTATTGAAAGCAACAGGACTCGTTCAGAGTGGCGGGGAAGCGCAAACCGTTGTTGAGGATGGTTTAATAAAATACAACGGAAAAGTTGATTACCGTAAAAGACTAAAAGTCCGCGTTGGCGATGTGATTGATTTTATGGGACAAAAAGTAACAGTAATTTAA
- a CDS encoding proline dehydrogenase family protein produces the protein MELSPKKSLNFDDTEIAFRNKSNNELNAAYWLFKLISSNFLTKIGPPITNFFLNIGLPIKGVIKATIFKHFCGGETIAECEHTIEQLATGQVGTILDYSVEGEEEEAVFDFTCAEIIRTIERAAGDKRIPITVFKVTGIGRFGLLEKLDAKKELTSAEQAEFEKVKQRCEKICRTAFDKNVPIMVDAEETWIQDTIDELAIDMMRLFNQKSIIVYNTYQMYRHDKLADMKADHLIAKASGFILGVKMVRGAYMEKERKRAEEMGYPSPIQPDKAASDRDYDASLIYCMEHINEIAFVCGTHNENSCRVLAQLLDKYQIAHNHPHVYFAQLLGMSDNLSFNLSDAGYNVTKYVPYGPIKAVMPYLFRRAQENTSIAGQTSRELGLIIKEKQRRRLN, from the coding sequence ATGGAACTATCCCCCAAAAAATCATTGAATTTTGATGATACTGAAATTGCATTTCGCAATAAATCAAATAATGAATTAAATGCTGCTTATTGGTTATTTAAGCTTATTAGCAGCAATTTTCTAACAAAAATCGGCCCTCCAATAACTAACTTTTTCCTTAATATAGGTTTGCCCATTAAAGGCGTAATTAAAGCAACCATATTTAAACATTTCTGCGGTGGAGAAACTATAGCAGAATGCGAGCATACCATCGAGCAGCTTGCTACCGGACAGGTTGGTACCATTTTAGATTATTCTGTTGAAGGAGAGGAAGAAGAAGCTGTTTTTGATTTTACCTGTGCAGAAATTATAAGAACAATTGAACGTGCTGCAGGTGACAAGCGCATTCCTATAACTGTATTTAAAGTAACAGGTATAGGTCGCTTTGGTTTACTTGAAAAACTAGATGCTAAAAAAGAATTGACCAGTGCAGAGCAAGCAGAATTTGAAAAGGTTAAACAACGTTGCGAGAAAATCTGCAGAACGGCCTTTGATAAAAATGTACCCATCATGGTTGATGCTGAAGAAACCTGGATACAGGATACGATTGATGAACTTGCTATAGATATGATGCGTTTGTTTAATCAAAAAAGCATTATCGTTTATAATACTTATCAAATGTACCGTCACGATAAGCTGGCAGATATGAAGGCCGATCACTTGATTGCCAAGGCTTCAGGTTTTATTTTGGGCGTAAAAATGGTACGTGGTGCATACATGGAAAAAGAGCGTAAAAGAGCAGAAGAAATGGGATACCCATCACCAATACAGCCAGATAAAGCTGCTTCTGACCGTGATTACGATGCTTCCTTAATTTATTGTATGGAGCATATTAATGAAATAGCTTTTGTTTGTGGAACACATAATGAAAATAGCTGCCGTGTCTTGGCGCAACTATTGGATAAATATCAGATAGCTCATAATCATCCGCATGTTTATTTTGCGCAATTGTTGGGGATGAGTGATAATTTAAGTTTCAACCTGTCTGATGCAGGTTATAATGTAACTAAATATGTTCCTTATGGGCCAATTAAAGCTGTTATGCCGTACTTATTTAGAAGAGCGCAAGAGAATACCTCAATTGCCGGACAAACCAGCAGAGAGCTTGGATTGATCATAAAAGAGAAGCAACGCAGAAGATTAAACTAA
- a CDS encoding HAD family phosphatase, with translation MQKIKNIIFDYGNVIFEIDFKRTQDALLQLGITNSTEFFAHKSHHNLFNDFETAAITPAQFRAGIRDAAGNNNLTDEEIDAAWNSLLIGVPPGIHEVLLKVKQKYRTFLLSNNNETHYNYIVDYLKREFNMPDNSSLFEKTYYSQHMFLRKPNVEIFEQVIRENKLDPSETLFIDDSPQHIEGAKLAGLNTLLMTKHPKDLEQVLIDHHIL, from the coding sequence ATGCAAAAAATTAAAAATATTATATTCGATTACGGCAATGTTATTTTCGAAATAGACTTTAAAAGAACACAAGACGCTCTATTACAACTGGGTATTACAAACAGCACAGAGTTTTTCGCACATAAAAGTCACCATAATCTTTTTAATGATTTTGAGACTGCAGCCATCACTCCTGCCCAATTTAGAGCTGGAATTCGAGACGCGGCAGGTAATAATAACCTAACAGATGAAGAAATTGATGCCGCCTGGAACAGTTTATTGATTGGGGTTCCTCCGGGAATTCACGAAGTATTGCTTAAAGTAAAACAAAAATACCGCACTTTTTTACTAAGCAATAATAATGAGACCCATTATAACTACATCGTGGATTACCTCAAAAGAGAATTTAATATGCCTGACAATAGCAGTCTGTTCGAGAAGACTTATTATTCCCAGCATATGTTTTTACGTAAACCCAATGTTGAAATATTTGAACAAGTAATCCGTGAAAACAAACTAGATCCATCCGAGACTTTATTTATAGATGATAGTCCTCAACATATTGAGGGTGCCAAACTTGCTGGATTAAATACACTATTGATGACCAAACATCCTAAAGATCTGGAACAGGTTTTAATTGATCATCATATTTTATAA
- a CDS encoding DUF4272 domain-containing protein, giving the protein MSQLKSKSQTEILLTSLNIPFYNRFSLIEDEQKSEIRSPQDIAKRVLILTYLCYIAKVEEDRFEIIEFLKKENLWNSVTNDEQKLFLKEKLTEKEKINISWRSEGIWLLLFTMNKIEKLELPQQEIEMDSIFDKIPDFMTETKEFIKSAVIRPPAEILDLSDLIYRIHWALRNVELNNLAPLDVNPSIVFERHYAVNWVADSSLNWDDITTDT; this is encoded by the coding sequence ATGAGTCAATTAAAATCCAAGAGTCAAACCGAGATATTATTAACGTCGCTAAATATTCCATTTTATAATCGTTTCTCTTTGATTGAAGATGAGCAGAAATCTGAAATCAGATCGCCACAAGACATTGCTAAACGAGTATTGATACTTACATACTTATGTTATATAGCTAAAGTTGAGGAGGACAGATTTGAAATAATAGAGTTTTTGAAAAAAGAAAATCTGTGGAATAGCGTAACAAATGATGAGCAAAAACTATTTCTGAAAGAAAAATTAACAGAAAAAGAAAAAATAAACATATCGTGGCGCTCCGAAGGCATTTGGCTTTTATTGTTTACAATGAATAAAATTGAAAAACTAGAGCTTCCTCAACAAGAAATTGAAATGGACTCTATCTTTGACAAGATTCCTGATTTCATGACAGAAACCAAAGAGTTTATTAAATCCGCTGTAATCAGACCACCTGCGGAAATATTAGATTTATCTGATTTGATTTACAGAATACACTGGGCTTTAAGAAATGTAGAATTAAATAATCTTGCTCCCTTAGATGTAAATCCAAGCATAGTATTCGAACGCCATTATGCAGTTAACTGGGTAGCTGATTCGTCCTTAAATTGGGATGATATTACAACTGATACTTAA
- a CDS encoding DUF3805 domain-containing protein, which translates to MDNNIYISRGGRFSFRLIDGWEEYDDDDDSTHAFWHETETSWTGNFRITAFQWPNTNAPHVDKACEYITTETAENAGAKRIILGKNDCAYYKKESQQDGVTNVVYYWITGKQNGIFICTFTIDKIQESMLINERELTSIQSMIASIKII; encoded by the coding sequence ATGGATAATAATATTTACATTTCAAGGGGTGGACGGTTTAGTTTCAGACTAATTGATGGGTGGGAAGAGTATGATGATGATGACGATTCTACGCATGCTTTCTGGCACGAAACAGAGACCTCATGGACAGGTAATTTTAGAATTACAGCCTTCCAATGGCCGAATACAAATGCCCCTCATGTGGATAAGGCTTGCGAATATATTACTACTGAGACTGCGGAAAATGCAGGCGCAAAAAGAATAATATTAGGCAAAAATGACTGTGCATATTACAAAAAAGAATCTCAACAAGATGGAGTGACAAATGTTGTTTATTACTGGATCACTGGAAAGCAAAACGGTATATTTATATGCACTTTCACAATTGACAAAATTCAAGAATCTATGCTTATTAATGAAAGAGAACTAACATCAATTCAAAGTATGATCGCCAGTATTAAGATTATTTAA
- a CDS encoding PDDEXK nuclease domain-containing protein: MYRITTLDQFDQLGLPSISQTASDQFIRKNPESSLSPQELLTQLNFSHFIELIRIEDTLKRHFYEVETVKNAWKVRDLARAIDTSLFERTGLSANKTAVIAKIRNNQKVGMADVIKNPYLLEFLGLEEKSEYTEHDLESAIIDHLQHFLTEMGRGFCFEARQKRITFDNAHYRIDLVFYHRILKSHILLDLKLGRYDHADAGQMNLYLNYYRKHEMSEGDNPPVGIILCADKNDALVEYTTTGLSNEVFVSKYLVQLPSKEALETFIRNEMNL; the protein is encoded by the coding sequence ATGTATAGAATTACCACATTAGACCAATTTGACCAACTGGGACTACCATCAATTAGTCAGACTGCGTCTGACCAATTCATTCGTAAAAATCCGGAGTCTTCTCTCAGCCCTCAAGAATTGCTGACTCAACTTAATTTCTCACATTTCATAGAACTGATTAGGATTGAGGACACTTTAAAAAGACATTTCTACGAAGTGGAAACCGTTAAAAATGCCTGGAAAGTCCGAGATCTTGCTCGTGCGATTGATACTTCATTGTTTGAAAGAACGGGTTTGTCGGCAAATAAGACTGCTGTGATTGCAAAAATCCGAAACAATCAAAAGGTTGGAATGGCAGATGTGATCAAAAACCCTTACTTATTAGAATTCTTAGGTTTGGAAGAAAAGTCAGAATACACAGAGCATGATCTGGAATCAGCCATCATTGATCATCTTCAGCATTTTTTAACAGAAATGGGCAGGGGATTTTGCTTTGAGGCAAGACAAAAACGCATTACGTTTGACAATGCCCATTACCGGATCGATCTAGTATTTTACCACCGTATATTAAAATCGCATATCCTTCTAGATTTAAAATTGGGTCGATATGACCATGCCGATGCTGGACAAATGAACCTTTATCTGAATTATTACCGTAAACATGAAATGAGTGAAGGAGATAATCCCCCTGTAGGGATTATTTTATGTGCAGATAAGAATGATGCCTTAGTAGAATATACCACCACCGGCTTATCAAATGAAGTCTTTGTCTCCAAGTATTTGGTTCAGTTGCCAAGTAAAGAGGCTTTAGAAACATTCATTCGAAATGAAATGAACCTGTAG
- a CDS encoding transposase → MKDYLDSTPISCKSLGHFFGVDGKRLEEQYARHLSDFTSWDQAEHSENWLLFANNMGEYLSIDETSLSQGELYTILTNKGAKGKKGALVAIVKGTESESIIKVLHRMKEQVRKQVKEVTLDLAPTMTRIVKRSFPKAKLVSDRFHVQQLANEGVQEIRIKHRWDAIEQENKEMDLAREVKKPWIPELLENGDTIKQLLARSRYLLFKKEVNWTPSQNHRAELLFKLYPDLQQAYKASQELSSILSHSKTKMIAFKKLALWYNKIEKMGYKSFNTISRTIQNNYETILNYFDNRSTNASAESFNAKIKAFRTQFRGVRNVKFFLFRLSKIYA, encoded by the coding sequence TTGAAAGACTATTTGGATTCCACCCCAATAAGCTGTAAAAGTCTTGGCCATTTCTTTGGTGTTGACGGAAAGCGTCTGGAAGAGCAATATGCCCGCCATTTAAGTGATTTTACCAGCTGGGATCAGGCGGAACACTCTGAGAATTGGCTGCTTTTTGCTAATAATATGGGGGAATATTTATCAATTGATGAAACTAGCCTTTCACAAGGAGAGCTCTATACAATACTGACTAATAAAGGGGCAAAAGGGAAGAAAGGTGCTTTGGTAGCAATTGTAAAGGGTACTGAAAGCGAGTCGATCATAAAGGTTCTTCACAGAATGAAGGAGCAGGTAAGGAAACAAGTAAAAGAAGTAACCCTTGATCTGGCTCCGACAATGACCAGAATAGTAAAAAGGAGTTTTCCAAAAGCAAAGCTTGTTTCAGATAGGTTCCATGTACAGCAATTGGCTAATGAAGGTGTCCAGGAAATCAGGATTAAACATAGATGGGATGCTATAGAACAGGAAAACAAAGAAATGGATCTAGCCAGAGAAGTAAAGAAGCCTTGGATTCCCGAACTTCTGGAAAATGGAGATACGATAAAACAGTTACTGGCTAGAAGTAGGTATTTGTTATTTAAAAAAGAAGTAAACTGGACTCCTTCACAAAATCACAGGGCAGAACTGTTATTTAAGCTATACCCAGATTTGCAGCAAGCGTATAAAGCCTCCCAGGAACTGTCTTCAATACTCAGCCATTCAAAAACTAAAATGATTGCCTTTAAAAAGTTAGCCTTATGGTATAACAAGATAGAAAAAATGGGTTATAAATCCTTCAATACCATATCAAGAACCATTCAGAACAATTATGAAACAATATTAAACTACTTTGATAACAGATCCACTAATGCCTCCGCAGAATCTTTTAATGCGAAGATTAAAGCTTTTAGAACGCAATTTAGAGGGGTAAGAAATGTCAAATTTTTCCTATTCAGGTTATCAAAAATATATGCCTAA
- a CDS encoding ATP-binding protein, whose product MIKRRVEKQVKEALQRSSSVALMGPRQVGKTTIALNISDTSTAIYLDLEDRLDLQKIVDVNAFHSENSEHLIILDEVQRVPEIFAPLRGIIDKERRKGNKYGQFLFLGSASMDLLQQSSESLAGRIAYLELQGIDALEYQANTTEKLNQLWLRGGFPESLLASNDKNSLAWRRDFIRTYLERDIPFFGPRIPAVTLERFWTMLAHIQGGMTNASQIAKSLDVSSTTVSRYLDLMVDLLLVRRLQPWTQNAGKRLVKTPKVYVRDSGITHALLNIQNYNDLLGHPVAGGSWEGFVIENIISAAPDNVIPYYYRTSNGAEIDLVLEFSSNEKWAIEIKRNSAPALSKGFYIACQDIKPSKKFVVYSGQDRFSMAENITAISLCGLMEELLQLDFIY is encoded by the coding sequence ATGATTAAAAGAAGAGTAGAAAAACAAGTTAAGGAAGCGCTACAACGAAGTTCCTCTGTTGCACTAATGGGACCTCGTCAGGTGGGTAAAACAACCATTGCTTTAAATATCAGCGATACAAGCACTGCTATTTATCTTGATTTGGAAGATAGACTCGACCTTCAAAAAATCGTGGATGTAAATGCTTTCCATTCAGAAAACAGTGAACATCTAATCATTTTGGACGAAGTTCAGCGTGTGCCTGAAATATTTGCACCACTTCGTGGGATCATTGACAAAGAACGTAGGAAAGGTAATAAATATGGGCAATTTTTATTCCTAGGGTCTGCCTCTATGGACTTACTACAGCAGTCTAGTGAATCTCTAGCAGGTAGAATTGCTTACCTAGAACTTCAGGGTATTGATGCACTGGAATACCAAGCAAATACAACTGAAAAACTAAACCAACTTTGGCTTAGAGGTGGCTTCCCTGAAAGTCTGCTTGCCAGCAACGATAAAAACAGTTTAGCTTGGAGGCGGGATTTTATTAGAACCTACCTTGAGAGAGATATTCCTTTTTTTGGCCCACGCATACCTGCGGTTACCCTTGAAAGATTTTGGACCATGTTGGCACATATCCAAGGCGGAATGACTAATGCTTCACAAATAGCTAAAAGTCTTGATGTAAGTTCAACAACTGTTAGCCGATATCTTGATCTAATGGTTGACTTATTATTGGTGCGTCGACTACAACCATGGACACAAAATGCAGGAAAACGGTTGGTAAAAACCCCAAAGGTATATGTTAGAGATAGTGGAATTACCCATGCCCTCCTTAATATACAAAACTACAATGATTTACTTGGTCATCCAGTTGCCGGAGGGAGCTGGGAAGGATTTGTTATTGAAAATATCATATCAGCTGCTCCAGATAATGTTATCCCTTATTATTACAGAACTTCAAATGGTGCCGAAATAGACTTAGTTCTCGAATTTTCTAGTAATGAAAAGTGGGCAATAGAAATCAAGCGCAACTCTGCTCCAGCGCTTTCCAAAGGTTTTTATATCGCTTGTCAAGATATCAAACCAAGTAAAAAGTTTGTTGTTTATTCTGGACAAGATAGATTCTCAATGGCAGAAAACATTACTGCTATATCTCTTTGTGGTTTAATGGAAGAATTGCTACAACTGGATTTTATTTATTAA
- a CDS encoding NUDIX domain-containing protein has product MTNTNFKIKQDIKVTVDAIVFGYNQENGISVLLIKRRIDPFKNEWALPGGFVLDLETLEEAVERELREEAGISINYLEQLFTFGKPGRDPRMRVVSVSYFGLVKSADFSLFASTDAAEANWFNIYELPALAFDHQEIVEKAIARLRAKITYEPIGFELLDRKFLFSDLEHLYTLLLGREIDRRNFKRKMMSLGLVIELNEKAPSLAAGRPGKLYSFDNGKYNQLKINGFDLNKLI; this is encoded by the coding sequence ATGACTAATACAAATTTTAAGATAAAACAAGATATTAAAGTTACTGTTGATGCTATCGTTTTTGGATACAATCAGGAAAATGGCATTTCTGTTTTATTAATTAAACGAAGAATAGATCCGTTTAAAAACGAGTGGGCCTTGCCGGGAGGATTTGTACTGGATCTGGAAACGCTCGAAGAAGCGGTGGAGCGCGAACTGAGAGAAGAGGCTGGAATATCGATAAATTACCTTGAGCAACTGTTTACTTTTGGCAAACCAGGCCGTGACCCACGTATGCGTGTGGTTTCCGTTTCTTATTTTGGCTTGGTAAAATCCGCAGACTTTAGCCTCTTTGCGTCTACTGACGCAGCTGAAGCTAACTGGTTTAACATTTATGAACTGCCAGCACTGGCATTTGATCATCAAGAAATTGTAGAGAAGGCAATTGCACGACTAAGGGCAAAAATTACTTATGAGCCCATTGGTTTTGAACTGCTGGATCGTAAATTCCTTTTCTCCGACTTGGAACACCTTTATACTTTGTTATTAGGACGTGAAATTGACCGCCGTAATTTTAAACGCAAAATGATGTCTCTAGGGCTGGTAATTGAACTTAACGAAAAAGCTCCATCTTTGGCAGCCGGTCGCCCTGGTAAACTTTATTCATTTGATAATGGTAAGTATAACCAATTAAAAATCAATGGATTTGATTTAAATAAGCTCATTTAA
- the prs gene encoding ribose-phosphate diphosphokinase codes for MKTLNLSTGFNPFQSSIEEIESKSFLFSGGEVHIKLLGSTDEALISTRLNDSNDVMKLLLAVDALRRSGCKTISVFIPYLPYARQDRVMVSGEPLSIKVMSNLINGCGFEKVYVFDVHSEVSLALLDNCELISNYTLVKEVLKDREDYCLVSPDAGALKKIYKLAEALNYTGDIVLCNKVRDVSNGRIKEITVDQNDLGGKDCFIIDDICDGGATFVGVAKELKQRNAGKVSLIVSHGIMSRGDSELEEWIDHIYTTDSIKDTATELVSRIQLANLIEL; via the coding sequence GTGAAAACATTAAACTTATCAACCGGATTTAATCCATTCCAATCCTCAATTGAAGAGATAGAGAGCAAGAGCTTTTTATTTAGTGGGGGCGAAGTACACATTAAATTACTGGGCAGTACAGATGAAGCCTTGATTTCGACAAGACTTAATGATTCCAATGATGTCATGAAGTTATTGCTAGCAGTAGATGCGCTACGCAGAAGCGGCTGTAAAACCATTAGCGTATTTATACCTTATCTGCCGTACGCTCGTCAGGATAGGGTAATGGTTAGTGGTGAACCATTGTCTATCAAAGTGATGAGTAATTTGATTAATGGTTGTGGCTTTGAAAAGGTATATGTGTTTGATGTGCATTCAGAAGTTTCATTGGCCCTGCTTGATAATTGCGAGCTGATCAGCAATTATACACTGGTAAAGGAAGTATTAAAAGATCGTGAGGATTATTGTTTGGTTTCTCCTGATGCTGGTGCATTAAAAAAGATCTATAAGCTAGCTGAGGCTTTAAATTATACTGGGGATATCGTTTTGTGCAATAAAGTGCGCGATGTAAGTAACGGGCGGATTAAAGAGATTACTGTAGATCAGAATGACCTTGGCGGTAAAGATTGTTTCATTATCGATGACATTTGCGATGGTGGGGCAACCTTTGTTGGGGTAGCTAAAGAACTTAAACAACGCAATGCCGGCAAAGTGAGTCTGATTGTATCGCATGGTATTATGTCTCGTGGTGATTCAGAACTGGAAGAATGGATTGACCACATCTATACCACCGACTCCATAAAAGATACCGCAACAGAGCTCGTGAGCAGGATTCAATTGGCCAATCTGATAGAATTATAA